TCAGGCAGGTGCTAAACGCTGTGTGGCATCGAACTGGAAGGTGGAAGAGAGCTCAGGGGACGGAGGGGCCGGGGTCGTCGAGATGACCGTGATTCCGGCTGCTGTACTCCAGCCGCAGGGGTATCGGTTGGACATCCTGGCAGATCGTGTGCAAGTATCGGCGCATGATCCGGCGGGTTTGTTTTATGGGGTTGTGACGTTGGTGCAGCTATTGAGCCAGACTCAGGGCACACTGCCCTGTGGGGTCATTGAAGATTATCCTGATTTTCCGGTGCGTGGGGTCATGCTGGATATCAGTCGGAACAAAGTTCCAACGATGGCGACGCTGTTTGAACTGATTGATAAGTTCGCCTCGTGGAAACTCAATCATCTCGAGCTTTACACAGAGCACACCTTTGCGTATCGGAATCATCAGGATGTTTGGGCGGATGCCAGTCCGATGACCGCTGAGGAAATCCGGCGTCTTGATGTATATTGCCGGGAACGCTTTATTGACCTGGTCCCCAATCAAAACTCCTTCGGACATCTGACCCGGTGGCTGACGAAACCTGCCTATCAGGAGCTTGCGGAAAGTCCGAATGGGGGGGATACGCCGTGGGGTACGCATAACCCCCTGCCGAATAGTCTGAATCCTGTGGACCCTCGAAGCCTGGCGTTGCTAAGGGAGTTGTATGACGAATTATTGCCAAACTTCAGCAGTCAAAAATTCAATGTTGGTTGTGATGAAACCTGGGATCTGGGGCAGGGGAAATGCAAAGCCTTGTGTGAGCAGCGGGGGAATGGGCGTGTCTATCTCGACTTCCTGCTGAAACTCCATCAGTTAGTCAAAGGACATGGCAAAACCATGCATTTCTGGGGGGACATCATTATTAAGCATCCTGAGCTTGTGGCGGAGTTGCCCGGGGATGTTGTGGTGTTGGAGTGGGGGTATGAGGCGGATCACCCCTTTGATGAGCATGGTGCAAAATTTGCCGCTGCGGGGTTGCCCTTTTATGTGTGTCCAGGAACCTCCTCGTGGAATAGCATTGCGGGACGTACTGAAAATGGCATAACCAATCTGCGGGCGGCGGCGGAGAACGGGTTGAAACATGGAGCCACGGGGTACCTGATCACCGACTGGGGTGATAACGGGCATTGGCAGTATCTGCCGGTGAGTTATCTGGGTTTTATGGCTGGCGCGGCGATGGCCTGGAATGTGGCGGGGAATAGCGAACGCAATTGGCCGTCTGTTCTTGATACTCATGTTTTTTACGATAGGGCAGGAGTGATGGGACGGATTGCCTATGATCTGGGGAATGCATACCTGAAATGTGGCCATTTGCAGGGGAACGCTTCGATGTTGTTTAAGCTCCTGCATGAGGCGCTGGATATGACGATTCCGGAGACAGTCACGGAAGTCTCGTTACGGGCTACCCAGGAGGCCATTACCGAGGTTATGAGCAGTCTTGCCGGGGCGTCGATGAAATGCCAAGATGCGAACTTGGTTGCAGATGAATTTCAGAACACGGCCCGGATGCTTTT
The sequence above is drawn from the bacterium genome and encodes:
- a CDS encoding glycoside hydrolase family 20 zincin-like fold domain-containing protein translates to MNTLERWNLLPQPRSMVLSGGELLISSVHRILPRGDSPELLRVATYLQAGAKRCVASNWKVEESSGDGGAGVVEMTVIPAAVLQPQGYRLDILADRVQVSAHDPAGLFYGVVTLVQLLSQTQGTLPCGVIEDYPDFPVRGVMLDISRNKVPTMATLFELIDKFASWKLNHLELYTEHTFAYRNHQDVWADASPMTAEEIRRLDVYCRERFIDLVPNQNSFGHLTRWLTKPAYQELAESPNGGDTPWGTHNPLPNSLNPVDPRSLALLRELYDELLPNFSSQKFNVGCDETWDLGQGKCKALCEQRGNGRVYLDFLLKLHQLVKGHGKTMHFWGDIIIKHPELVAELPGDVVVLEWGYEADHPFDEHGAKFAAAGLPFYVCPGTSSWNSIAGRTENGITNLRAAAENGLKHGATGYLITDWGDNGHWQYLPVSYLGFMAGAAMAWNVAGNSERNWPSVLDTHVFYDRAGVMGRIAYDLGNAYLKCGHLQGNASMLFKLLHEALDMTIPETVTEVSLRATQEAITEVMSSLAGASMKCQDANLVADEFQNTARMLLHACDRGLMRRCENTENAEVLHQLGSDMNLIISEHRRLWLARNRPGGLPDSERVFRQREKEYL